From a single Streptomyces sp. 1331.2 genomic region:
- the carB gene encoding carbamoyl-phosphate synthase large subunit has protein sequence MPKRTDIKSVLVIGSGPIVIGQAAEFDYSGTQACRVLKAEGLRVVLVNSNPATIMTDPEIADATYVEPITPEFVEKIIAKERPDALLPTLGGQTALNTAISLHASGTLEKYGVELIGADVEAINKGEDRDLFKGVVEAVNAKIGYGESARSVICHTMDEVLAGVDTLGGYPVVVRPSFTMGGAGSGFAHNEEDLRRIAGQGLTLSPTTEVLLEESILGWKEYELELMRDKQDNVVVVCSIENFDPMGVHTGDSITVAPAMTLTDREYQILRDIGIAVIREVGVDTGGCNIQFAVNPEDGRVIVIEMNPRVSRSSALASKATGFPIAKIAAKLAVGYTLDEIPNDITEETPASFEPTLDYVVVKVPRFAFEKFPSADATLTTTMKSVGEAMALGRNFPEALQKALRSLEKKGSQFSWTGPVGDKAELLAKAVVPTDGRINTVMDAIRAGATPEEVFEATKIDPWFVDQLFLLDEIAGELADAAELTPELLRHAKRHGFSDQQVGEIRGLKPDVVREVRHALGIRPVFKTVDTCAAEFAAKTPYFYSSYDEESEVAPRSKPAVIILGSGPNRIGQGIEFDYSCVHASFALADAGYETVMVNCNPETVSTDYDTSDRLYFEPLTLEDVLEIVHAEQQAGPLAGVIVQLGGQTPLGLAQALKDNGVPIVGTQPEAIDLAEERGAFGRVLRDAGLPAPKHGTAFSFEEAKAIADEIGYPVLARPSYVLGGRGMEIVYDEASLASYLERHAGLISEHPVLIDRFLDDAVEIDVDALYDGTELYLGGVMEHIEEAGIHSGDSACALPPITLGGHDIKRLRASTEAIARGVGVRGLINIQFALSGDILYVLEANPRASRTVPFTSKATAVPLAKAAARISLGATVAELRAEGLLPAEGDGGTLPADAPIAVKEAVMPWSRFRDIHGRGVDTVLGPEMRSTGEVMGIDKVFGTAYAKAQTGAYGALPTKGKVFVSVANRDKRNLVFPARALVGLGFELLATAGTAEVLQRGGIPSTLVRKHSEGEGPNGEKTIVQLIHDGEVDLIINTPYGTGGRLDGYEIRTAAVARAVPCLTTVQAMGAAVQGIDRLLRDEVGVMSLQEHAELINAGRK, from the coding sequence GTGCCTAAGCGCACCGACATCAAGTCCGTCCTGGTCATCGGCTCCGGCCCGATCGTCATCGGCCAGGCCGCCGAGTTCGACTACTCGGGTACGCAGGCCTGCCGGGTCCTCAAGGCCGAGGGCCTGCGGGTCGTGCTGGTGAACTCCAACCCGGCCACGATCATGACCGACCCGGAGATCGCCGACGCCACCTACGTCGAGCCGATCACCCCGGAGTTCGTCGAGAAGATCATCGCCAAGGAGCGCCCCGACGCGCTGCTGCCGACCCTGGGCGGGCAGACCGCGCTCAACACCGCGATCTCCCTGCACGCCTCCGGCACGCTGGAGAAGTACGGCGTCGAGCTGATCGGCGCCGACGTCGAGGCGATCAACAAGGGCGAGGACCGCGACCTGTTCAAGGGCGTCGTCGAAGCCGTCAACGCCAAGATCGGTTACGGCGAGTCCGCCCGCTCCGTCATCTGCCACACCATGGACGAGGTGCTGGCCGGCGTCGACACGCTCGGCGGCTACCCCGTCGTCGTGCGCCCCTCCTTCACCATGGGCGGCGCCGGCTCCGGCTTCGCCCACAACGAGGAGGACCTGCGCCGCATCGCCGGCCAGGGCCTGACCCTCTCGCCGACCACCGAGGTGCTCCTGGAGGAGTCCATCCTCGGCTGGAAGGAGTACGAGCTGGAGCTGATGCGCGACAAGCAGGACAACGTCGTGGTCGTCTGCTCCATCGAGAACTTCGACCCGATGGGCGTGCACACCGGTGACTCGATCACCGTCGCCCCGGCGATGACCCTGACCGACCGCGAGTACCAGATCCTGCGCGACATCGGCATCGCCGTCATCCGCGAGGTCGGCGTCGACACCGGCGGCTGCAACATCCAGTTCGCCGTCAACCCCGAGGACGGCCGGGTCATCGTCATCGAGATGAACCCGCGCGTGTCCCGCTCCTCGGCGCTCGCCTCCAAGGCCACCGGCTTCCCGATCGCCAAGATCGCCGCCAAGCTGGCCGTCGGCTACACCCTGGACGAGATCCCCAACGACATCACCGAGGAGACCCCGGCCTCCTTCGAGCCGACCCTCGACTACGTCGTGGTCAAGGTCCCGCGGTTCGCGTTCGAGAAGTTCCCGAGCGCCGACGCCACGCTGACCACCACCATGAAGTCCGTCGGCGAGGCCATGGCGCTGGGCCGCAACTTCCCCGAGGCGCTGCAGAAGGCGCTGCGCTCGCTGGAGAAGAAGGGCTCCCAGTTCTCCTGGACCGGCCCCGTCGGCGACAAGGCGGAGCTGCTGGCCAAGGCGGTCGTGCCGACCGACGGCCGGATCAACACCGTGATGGACGCGATCCGGGCCGGCGCCACCCCGGAGGAGGTGTTCGAGGCCACCAAGATCGACCCGTGGTTCGTCGACCAGCTGTTCCTGCTGGACGAGATCGCCGGCGAGCTGGCCGACGCCGCCGAGCTCACCCCCGAGCTGCTGCGCCACGCCAAGCGGCACGGCTTCTCCGACCAGCAGGTCGGGGAGATCCGCGGCCTCAAGCCGGACGTCGTCCGCGAGGTGCGCCACGCCCTCGGCATCCGCCCGGTGTTCAAGACCGTCGACACCTGCGCCGCCGAGTTCGCCGCCAAGACCCCGTACTTCTACTCGTCCTACGACGAGGAGAGCGAGGTCGCCCCGCGCTCCAAGCCCGCCGTGATCATCCTGGGCTCCGGCCCGAACCGCATCGGCCAGGGCATCGAGTTCGACTACTCCTGCGTGCACGCCTCCTTCGCGCTCGCCGACGCCGGGTACGAGACCGTCATGGTCAACTGCAACCCGGAGACCGTCTCCACCGACTACGACACCTCCGACCGGCTCTACTTCGAGCCGCTCACCCTGGAGGACGTGCTGGAGATCGTCCACGCCGAGCAGCAGGCCGGCCCGCTGGCCGGCGTGATCGTCCAGCTCGGCGGCCAGACCCCGCTCGGCCTGGCCCAGGCGCTCAAGGACAACGGCGTGCCGATCGTCGGCACCCAGCCCGAGGCGATCGACCTCGCCGAGGAGCGCGGCGCCTTCGGCCGCGTCCTGCGCGACGCCGGCCTGCCCGCCCCCAAGCACGGCACCGCCTTCTCCTTCGAGGAGGCCAAGGCGATCGCCGACGAGATCGGCTACCCGGTGCTCGCCCGCCCGTCCTACGTGCTCGGCGGCCGCGGCATGGAGATCGTCTACGACGAGGCCTCGCTCGCCTCCTACCTGGAGCGCCACGCCGGCCTGATCTCCGAGCACCCGGTGCTCATCGACCGCTTCCTGGACGACGCGGTGGAGATCGACGTCGACGCGCTCTACGACGGCACCGAGCTCTACCTCGGCGGCGTCATGGAGCACATCGAGGAGGCCGGCATCCACTCCGGCGACTCCGCCTGCGCGCTGCCCCCGATCACCCTCGGCGGCCACGACATCAAGCGCCTGCGCGCCTCCACCGAGGCCATCGCGCGCGGCGTCGGGGTCCGCGGTCTGATCAACATCCAGTTCGCCCTCTCCGGCGACATCCTGTACGTCCTGGAGGCCAACCCGCGCGCCTCCCGGACCGTCCCGTTCACCTCCAAGGCGACCGCTGTGCCGCTGGCCAAGGCCGCCGCCCGGATCTCGCTCGGCGCCACCGTCGCCGAGCTGCGCGCCGAGGGCCTGCTCCCGGCCGAGGGCGACGGCGGCACGCTGCCCGCCGACGCGCCGATCGCCGTCAAGGAGGCCGTGATGCCGTGGAGCCGCTTCCGCGACATCCACGGCCGCGGCGTGGACACCGTGCTCGGCCCGGAGATGCGCTCGACCGGTGAGGTCATGGGCATCGACAAGGTCTTCGGCACCGCCTACGCCAAGGCGCAGACCGGCGCCTACGGTGCGCTGCCGACCAAGGGCAAGGTCTTCGTCTCCGTCGCCAACCGGGACAAGCGCAACCTGGTCTTCCCGGCCCGCGCGCTGGTCGGCCTCGGCTTCGAACTGCTCGCCACCGCCGGCACCGCCGAGGTGCTGCAGCGCGGCGGCATCCCGTCCACGCTGGTGCGCAAGCACAGCGAGGGCGAGGGCCCGAACGGCGAGAAGACGATCGTCCAGCTGATCCACGACGGCGAGGTCGACCTCATCATCAACACGCCGTACGGCACCGGCGGCCGCCTCGACGGCTACGAGATCCGCACCGCGGCCGTGGCCCGGGCGGTGCCCTGCCTGACCACCGTCCAGGCGATGGGCGCGGCCGTCCAGGGCATCGACCGGCTGCTGCGCGACGAGGTCGGGGTGATGTCGCTCCAGGAGCACGCCGAGCTGATCAACGCCGGCCGCAAGTAG
- a CDS encoding quinone-dependent dihydroorotate dehydrogenase yields MYKLLFDLVFKKMDPEKAHHLAFFWIRLASSVPGLRTLVRLVLAPRDRALRTGALGLDLPGPFGLAAGFDKNGVGIDGLAMLGFDYVEIGTITGEPQPGNPTPRLFRLVEDRALINRMGFNNQGSARVAARLAARPHTSSTPVIGVNIGKTKVVEEADAVADYVKSTERLAKYADYLVVNVSSPNTPGLRNLQAVDHLRPLLAAVREAADRTTAHHVPLLVKIAPDLADEDVDAVADLALELGLDGIIATNTTIGREGLRTDAARVEEIGMGGLSGAPLKARALEVMQRLRARTEGRLTLVSVGGIETAEDAWQRIVHGADLVQGYSAFIYEGPFWCRKIHKGLSARLRAAGFRDLASAVGSAVRSS; encoded by the coding sequence TTGTACAAGCTTCTGTTCGACCTGGTCTTCAAGAAGATGGACCCCGAGAAGGCCCACCACCTGGCCTTCTTCTGGATCCGGCTCGCCTCCTCGGTGCCCGGCCTGCGCACCCTGGTGCGGCTGGTGCTCGCCCCGCGCGACCGCGCCCTGCGCACCGGCGCCCTCGGCCTGGACCTGCCCGGCCCGTTCGGCCTGGCGGCCGGCTTCGACAAGAACGGCGTCGGCATCGACGGCCTGGCCATGCTCGGCTTCGACTACGTCGAGATCGGCACCATCACCGGCGAGCCCCAGCCCGGCAACCCGACGCCCCGGCTGTTCCGCCTGGTCGAGGACCGCGCGCTGATCAACCGGATGGGCTTCAACAACCAGGGCTCGGCCCGGGTCGCCGCCCGGCTCGCCGCCCGCCCGCACACCAGCTCCACCCCGGTGATCGGCGTCAACATCGGCAAGACCAAGGTGGTCGAGGAGGCCGACGCCGTCGCCGACTACGTCAAGTCCACCGAGCGGCTGGCGAAGTACGCCGACTACCTGGTGGTCAACGTCAGCTCGCCGAACACCCCGGGGCTGCGCAACCTGCAGGCCGTGGACCACCTGCGCCCGCTGCTCGCCGCCGTGCGCGAGGCCGCCGACCGCACCACCGCGCACCACGTGCCGCTGCTGGTCAAGATCGCCCCCGACCTGGCCGACGAGGACGTCGACGCCGTCGCCGACCTCGCGCTGGAGCTGGGCCTGGACGGCATCATCGCCACCAACACCACGATCGGCCGCGAGGGCCTGCGCACCGACGCCGCCCGGGTCGAGGAGATCGGCATGGGCGGCCTGTCCGGCGCCCCGCTCAAGGCCCGCGCGCTGGAGGTCATGCAGCGGCTGCGCGCCCGTACCGAGGGCCGGCTCACCCTGGTCTCGGTCGGCGGCATCGAGACCGCCGAGGACGCCTGGCAGCGGATCGTGCACGGCGCCGACCTGGTCCAGGGCTACAGCGCCTTCATCTACGAGGGCCCGTTCTGGTGCCGGAAGATCCACAAGGGCCTTTCCGCCCGGCTCCGGGCCGCGGGCTTCCGCGACCTGGCCTCCGCCGTCGGCAGCGCCGTGCGCAGCTCGTGA
- the pyrF gene encoding orotidine-5'-phosphate decarboxylase, which yields MTLAPFGARLRQALDTRGQLCVGIDPHASLLAAWGLGDDLAGLETFSRTVVEALADRVAVLKPQAAFFERFGSKGVAVLEKSVEEARAAGALVLMDAKRGDIGSTMAAYAEAFLSPGSPLFSDAVTVSPYLGFGSLRPALDLAREQGCGVFALALTSNPEGAEVQRAVGADGEPVAASVLRQLAAENADAAPLGSFGAVVGATLADAGVDLAINGPLLAPGIGAQGATMADLPRVFGASVLNVVPSVSRDVLKHGPSVAALREAADRFVGEFADAVK from the coding sequence ATGACTCTCGCCCCGTTCGGCGCCCGGCTGCGCCAGGCCCTCGACACCCGCGGCCAGCTCTGCGTCGGCATCGACCCGCACGCCTCCCTGCTCGCCGCCTGGGGGCTCGGCGACGACCTCGCCGGGCTGGAGACCTTCAGCCGCACCGTGGTCGAGGCGCTGGCCGACCGGGTGGCCGTGCTCAAGCCGCAGGCCGCCTTCTTCGAGCGCTTCGGCAGCAAGGGCGTCGCGGTGCTGGAGAAGTCCGTCGAGGAGGCCCGGGCGGCCGGCGCGCTGGTCCTGATGGACGCCAAGCGCGGCGACATCGGCTCCACCATGGCCGCCTACGCCGAGGCCTTCCTGTCGCCCGGCAGCCCGCTGTTCTCGGACGCCGTGACGGTCAGCCCCTACCTGGGCTTCGGCTCGCTGCGCCCGGCCCTGGACCTGGCCCGTGAGCAGGGCTGCGGTGTCTTCGCGCTGGCGCTCACCTCCAACCCGGAGGGCGCCGAGGTGCAGCGCGCGGTGGGCGCGGACGGCGAGCCGGTCGCGGCCTCGGTGCTGCGGCAGCTGGCGGCCGAGAACGCGGACGCCGCGCCGCTGGGCTCCTTCGGCGCGGTGGTCGGCGCGACGCTGGCCGACGCGGGCGTGGACCTGGCCATCAACGGCCCGCTGCTGGCCCCCGGGATCGGCGCCCAGGGCGCGACCATGGCGGACCTGCCGCGGGTGTTCGGCGCCTCGGTGCTGAACGTGGTGCCGAGCGTGAGCCGGGACGTCCTCAAGCACGGCCCCTCGGTGGCGGCCCTGCGGGAGGCGGCGGACCGCTTCGTCGGGGAGTTCGCGGACGCCGTCAAGTGA
- the mihF gene encoding integration host factor, actinobacterial type: MALPPLTPEQRTAALAKAAEARRERAEVKNRLKHSGASLHEVIKAGKADNDVIGKMKVSALLESLPGVGKVRAKQIMERLGISESRRVRGLGTNQIASLEREFGGGAA; the protein is encoded by the coding sequence GTGGCTCTTCCGCCCCTTACCCCTGAACAGCGCACCGCCGCGCTCGCCAAGGCCGCCGAGGCTCGCCGGGAGCGCGCCGAGGTCAAGAACCGGCTCAAGCACTCCGGCGCCTCCCTGCACGAGGTGATCAAGGCCGGCAAGGCCGACAACGACGTGATCGGCAAGATGAAGGTCTCGGCCCTGCTCGAATCCCTTCCGGGTGTCGGCAAGGTCCGCGCCAAGCAGATCATGGAGCGCCTCGGCATCAGCGAGAGCCGGCGCGTCCGGGGCCTCGGCACCAACCAGATCGCCTCCCTGGAGCGGGAGTTCGGCGGGGGTGCCGCCTGA
- the gmk gene encoding guanylate kinase, whose translation MSERPRLTVLSGPSGVGKSTVVAHMRKMHPEVWLSVSATTRHPRPGEKNGVQYHFVDNDEFDKLVANGELLEWAEFAGNRYGTPRAAVLEKLERGEPVLLEIDLQGARQVRESMSDAQLVFLAPPSWDELVRRLTGRGTEPQDVIEKRLAAAKIELAAEPEFDTTLVNTSVEQVAAELLALLGVA comes from the coding sequence ATGAGTGAGCGTCCGCGGCTGACCGTGCTCTCCGGCCCCTCGGGGGTCGGCAAGAGCACGGTCGTCGCTCATATGAGGAAGATGCACCCCGAGGTCTGGCTCTCGGTGTCGGCGACGACCCGCCACCCCAGGCCCGGCGAGAAGAACGGGGTCCAGTACCACTTCGTCGACAACGACGAGTTCGACAAGCTGGTCGCCAACGGCGAACTGCTGGAGTGGGCCGAGTTCGCCGGGAACCGCTACGGCACCCCGCGTGCGGCCGTGCTGGAGAAGCTGGAGCGCGGCGAGCCCGTGCTGCTGGAGATCGACCTCCAGGGCGCCCGGCAGGTGCGCGAGTCGATGTCCGACGCCCAGCTGGTCTTCCTGGCCCCGCCGAGCTGGGACGAGCTGGTCCGCCGGCTGACCGGCCGGGGCACCGAGCCGCAGGACGTGATCGAGAAGCGGCTCGCCGCCGCCAAGATCGAGCTCGCTGCCGAGCCCGAGTTCGACACGACCCTGGTCAACACCTCCGTCGAGCAGGTAGCGGCCGAACTGCTAGCCTTGCTCGGTGTAGCCTGA
- the rpoZ gene encoding DNA-directed RNA polymerase subunit omega — translation MSSSMTAPEGIINPPIDELLEATDSKYSLVIYAAKRARQINAYYSQLGEGLLEYVGPLVDTHVHEKPLSIALREINAGMLTAEAVEAA, via the coding sequence GTGTCCTCTTCCATGACCGCGCCCGAGGGCATCATCAACCCGCCGATCGACGAGCTGCTTGAGGCCACCGACTCCAAGTACAGCCTCGTGATCTACGCCGCCAAGCGCGCGCGCCAGATCAACGCGTACTACTCCCAGCTCGGTGAGGGTCTGCTGGAGTACGTCGGCCCGCTGGTCGACACCCACGTGCACGAGAAGCCGCTGTCGATCGCGCTGCGCGAGATCAACGCGGGCATGCTGACCGCCGAGGCGGTCGAGGCCGCCTGA
- the coaBC gene encoding bifunctional phosphopantothenoylcysteine decarboxylase/phosphopantothenate--cysteine ligase CoaBC — protein MSAPADAPRVVLGVSGGIAAYKACELLRRFTESGHQVTVVPTEAALHFVGEATWAALSGRPAATETWERVHEVPHVRIGQQADLVVVAPATADLIAKAAHGLADDLLTNTLLTARCPVVVAPAMHTEMWEHPATRDNVATLRRRGVIVLEPAVGRLTGKDTGKGRLPEPAAIFDACRAVLRRGGAVATDLAGRHVVVSAGGTREPLDPVRFLGNRSSGKQGYALAVTAAARGARVTLLSANAELPEPAGVDVVHVSTALELREAALKAAADADAVVMAAAVADFRPAEYATGKIKKVEGIEPAPVALVRNPDILAELSAHRPRSGQLVVGFAAETDDVLANGRAKLARKGCDLLVVNEVGNGKAFGTDVNEAVVLGSDGSETAVPVGPKEVLADVVWDLVAKRLETGGN, from the coding sequence ATGAGCGCTCCAGCGGACGCCCCCCGCGTGGTCCTCGGTGTGAGCGGCGGGATCGCCGCCTACAAGGCGTGCGAACTGCTGCGCCGGTTCACCGAGTCCGGCCACCAGGTCACCGTGGTGCCCACCGAGGCCGCGCTGCACTTCGTCGGCGAGGCGACCTGGGCCGCGCTGTCCGGCCGCCCGGCCGCCACCGAGACCTGGGAGCGCGTCCACGAGGTGCCGCACGTGCGGATCGGGCAGCAGGCCGACCTGGTCGTGGTCGCCCCGGCCACCGCCGACCTGATCGCCAAGGCCGCCCACGGCCTGGCCGACGACCTGCTGACCAACACCCTGCTCACCGCCCGCTGCCCGGTCGTGGTGGCGCCCGCCATGCACACCGAGATGTGGGAGCACCCCGCCACCCGGGACAACGTCGCCACGCTGCGCCGCCGGGGCGTGATCGTGCTGGAGCCGGCCGTCGGGCGGCTCACCGGCAAGGACACCGGCAAGGGGCGGCTGCCCGAGCCGGCCGCGATCTTCGACGCCTGCCGGGCCGTGCTGCGCCGCGGCGGGGCGGTCGCGACCGACCTGGCGGGCCGGCACGTGGTGGTCTCGGCCGGCGGCACCCGGGAGCCGCTGGACCCGGTGCGCTTCCTCGGCAACCGCTCCTCCGGCAAGCAGGGCTATGCGCTCGCGGTGACGGCCGCGGCCCGCGGGGCCCGGGTGACCCTGCTCTCGGCCAACGCCGAGCTGCCGGAGCCGGCCGGGGTGGACGTGGTGCACGTCTCGACCGCGCTGGAGCTGCGCGAGGCGGCGCTCAAGGCCGCCGCGGACGCGGACGCGGTGGTGATGGCCGCCGCCGTGGCCGACTTCCGACCCGCCGAGTACGCGACCGGCAAGATCAAGAAGGTCGAGGGGATCGAGCCGGCGCCCGTCGCACTGGTGCGCAATCCCGACATCCTGGCCGAGCTGTCGGCCCACCGGCCCCGTTCGGGTCAACTGGTCGTGGGTTTCGCTGCGGAGACCGACGACGTGCTCGCCAACGGCCGCGCCAAGCTCGCCCGCAAGGGGTGTGACCTGCTCGTCGTCAACGAGGTGGGCAACGGCAAGGCCTTCGGCACGGACGTCAACGAGGCCGTCGTCCTGGGCTCGGACGGCAGTGAGACGGCCGTTCCGGTCGGCCCGAAGGAGGTCCTTGCGGACGTGGTCTGGGACCTCGTCGCAAAGCGGCTGGAAACGGGCGGCAACTGA
- the metK gene encoding methionine adenosyltransferase, with protein sequence MSRRLFTSESVTEGHPDKIADQISDTILDALLREDPTSRVAVETLITTGQVHVAGEVTTKAYAPIAQLVRDKILEIGYDSSKKGFDGASCGVSVSIGAQSPDIAQGVDTAYEARVEGDDDDLDKQGAGDQGLMFGYASDETPELMPLPITLAHRLSRRLTEVRKNGTIPYLRPDGKTQVTIEYDGDKAVRLDTVVVSTQHASDIDLESLLTPDIREFVVEPELKALAEQGIKLTTDGYRLLVNPTGRFEIGGPMGDAGLTGRKIIIDTYGGMARHGGGAFSGKDPSKVDRSAAYAMRWVAKNIVAAGLARRAEVQVAYAIGKAEPVGLFVETFGTETVPVLSIQKAVSEVFDLRPAAIIRDLDLLRPIYSQTAAYGHFGRELPDFTWERTDRVEQLKAAVQD encoded by the coding sequence GTGTCTCGCCGCCTGTTCACCTCGGAGTCCGTCACCGAGGGACACCCCGACAAGATCGCTGACCAGATCAGCGACACCATCCTTGACGCTCTCCTGCGTGAGGACCCGACTTCCCGGGTCGCCGTGGAGACGCTCATCACCACCGGCCAGGTGCACGTGGCCGGCGAGGTGACCACCAAGGCGTACGCGCCGATCGCCCAGCTCGTCCGGGACAAGATCCTGGAGATCGGCTACGACAGCTCCAAGAAGGGCTTCGACGGCGCCTCCTGCGGCGTCTCGGTGTCCATCGGTGCCCAGTCGCCCGACATCGCGCAGGGCGTCGACACCGCGTACGAGGCCCGGGTCGAGGGTGACGACGACGACCTGGACAAGCAGGGCGCCGGTGACCAGGGCCTGATGTTCGGCTACGCGTCCGACGAGACGCCCGAGCTCATGCCGCTGCCGATCACGCTGGCCCACCGCCTCTCGCGCCGGCTGACCGAGGTTCGCAAGAACGGGACCATCCCCTACCTGCGCCCCGACGGCAAGACCCAGGTCACCATCGAGTACGACGGCGACAAGGCCGTCCGCCTCGACACCGTGGTCGTCTCCACCCAGCACGCCAGTGACATCGACCTGGAGTCGCTGCTCACCCCGGACATCCGGGAGTTCGTGGTGGAGCCCGAGCTCAAGGCGCTCGCCGAGCAGGGCATCAAGCTGACCACCGACGGCTACCGCCTGCTGGTCAACCCGACCGGCCGCTTCGAGATCGGCGGCCCGATGGGCGACGCCGGCCTCACCGGCCGCAAGATCATCATCGACACCTACGGCGGCATGGCCCGCCACGGTGGCGGCGCCTTCTCGGGCAAGGACCCGTCCAAGGTGGACCGCTCGGCCGCGTACGCGATGCGCTGGGTGGCGAAGAACATCGTCGCCGCCGGCCTCGCCCGCCGCGCCGAGGTGCAGGTCGCGTACGCGATCGGCAAGGCCGAGCCGGTCGGCCTCTTCGTGGAGACCTTCGGCACCGAGACCGTGCCGGTCCTCAGCATCCAGAAGGCCGTCTCCGAGGTCTTCGACCTGCGCCCGGCCGCGATCATCCGCGACCTGGACCTGCTGCGGCCGATCTATTCCCAGACCGCCGCGTACGGCCACTTCGGCCGTGAGCTGCCGGACTTCACCTGGGAGCGCACCGACCGGGTGGAGCAGCTGAAGGCTGCCGTGCAGGACTGA